A window of Desulfuromonas soudanensis genomic DNA:
TAGGTTTTCTGGCCGACGGTGATCTGCCGTTCCCCCATCGCCTCCAGGAGGGCCGACTGGACCTTGGCCGGCGCCCGATTGATCTCGTCGGCGAGGATCAGGTTGTGAAAGAGAGGTCCCGGCTGAAAGACAAAGGAGCCGTCCTGGGGGCGATAGATATCGGTTCCGGTGAGATCGGCGGGGAGGAGGTCGGGGGTGAACTGGATGCGATGGAAACTCCCCTCCAGGCGCTTGCCGAGTTCGCGGATCGCCCGGGTCTTGGCCAGTCCCGGGGCCCCCTCGACGAGGAGGTGGCCGTCGGCCAGAAGGGCGAGAAGGAGGCGCTCGACCAGCTGGGACTGACCGATGATCTGCCGGCTGAGGGCGCCGGAGAGCTGGGTAAAACGAGACTGTACGGAATCCATCGGAATCTATCCTTTGTCGAAAAAAAGCAAGCTGCCGCAAAAGGGGCACTATAGCCATTCCGGCCGGAGAGAATCAAGCCCGGTGTTCCCGGCCCCGGGATCTTTTCCGGGGCCGGGAGGATCGGAAGATTCCCGGGAAAACGGCCCGGATTTATTTCAATCGCCGATTTTCAGGGCCAGGTAGCGGGTGGCCGCGCCGTGCCGGATGAGAAGGAGGTGGGTCTTACCGCCGGTCTCTTTGAGGATTTTGCCGGCCTCCTCCGGGGTGGAGACGGCCTGGCGGTCGATCTCCTGGATCAGGTCGCCGCGCTCGATGCCGGCTTCGGCCGCCGCCGAACCCGCTTCGACGGCGGCGACCAGAACCCCCTTTTCCCCCTGGTAGCCGAGTCGTTCGGCGAGTTCCGGGGTCAGGGGCTGCAGGCCGAGTCCGAGCCTGGGAAGGTCGCCGCCCCCGACGGTACCCGCCGTTTGGCCGGCGTCCAGATTGCCGATGGTGACCCTGATTTCCCTGGCCGCGCCATTTCGCATAATCCCCAGGGCGACCTTGGAGCCGGGAGGGGTCAGGGCGATCCTGTTGCGGAAATCGGCCAGTTTGTCGACCTTTTCCCCGTCGAGTTTGTCAATGACGTCGCCCCGCTTGAGTCCCCCCTTTTCCGCCGGGGAGTCCTTGATCACCTGGGAGACAAGGATCCCCTGGTCGGAATCGAGGCCGAAGGAGGTGGCGAGTTCCTTGGTCAGTTCCTGGATATAGACGCCGAGGCGACCGCGGGTGACCTGGCCGTGCTCGATGAGCTGATCGCGGATCTGTTTGGCCATATTGACGGGAATGGCGAAACCGATCCCCATCGACCCGCCGCTGCGGCTGAAAATGGCGGTGTTGATACCGACCATTGCGCCATCAAGGTTCACCAGGGGACCGCCGGAATTTCCCGGGTTGATGGCGGCGTCGGTCTGAATGAAATTCTCGTAGTCGTTGAGCCCCATGCCGCTGCGTCCCTTGGCGCTGACGATCCCGGCGGTCAGGGTGTGGGAGAGGCCGAAGGGGTTGCCGACCGCAAGGACCCAGTCGCCGACCTCAAGCTGGTCCGAGTCGCCGAGACGCAGAAAAGGGAGGTCCGATTCGTCGATCTTGATCACCGCCAGGTCGGTCGGAGGATCGGTGCCGACGATTTTCGCTTCGTACTCGCGCCCATCCTGCAGTTGGACCTGGACCCGATCGGCCTCGCCGACGACATGATTGTTGGTGAGGATATAGCCGTCGGGTGAGATGATGGAACCGGAACCCTGGCCCATCTCCTGGCGGTTCCGCGGCGAACGTTCGGGTCCTTTAAACCGGGGGGGCTGGCCGAAGAAATGGCGGAAAAACTCTTCGTCCGGGGAGGAGAAGCCGTTCATCCCAGTGGAGACGGGGATCGATTTTTCCACCTTGATGAAGACGACCGCCGGAGAGACCTTTTTGGCGACGCTGCGGAAGGCCTGGCCGCTCTGGCGGAGATTTTCAATCCCCTGCTCCTGGGCTCCGGCCCCGGAGGAAAAGGGGAGCCCGCTCAGGATCAGGGCTGTCAGCAGGACCAGGGGGAGGATGAGACGTCTGGATTTTTCGATCATGATGCACTCCTTGGGTGAGGCGCTCCGTTGACTTCCTTCGGACAGAGAGAGTCGATCAGAGAGATCAGCCGATCGATATCGAAGGGTTTGTCGATGGTGAAGGAGGCGCCGAGTTTTCGCGCCCGGGCGTGGGTGGCGCTGTCGCCGAAGGCGGTCATGCAGATGAAGAGAGGGCGGCGGGGGAGGTCATGGAGCGTTTCGAGGACTTCGAGTCCGGTCAGGGCCGGCATGCGCAGATCGGTCAGAACCAGATCATAGATCTTCTCCCCGGGGGTCGGAGTCGGCTCCAGCCGTTCGAGGAGCTCCAGGCCGTTGGAGCAGGTGGTCACGGAAAAACCGGCGCGAAAGAGGGAGAAGGCCAGGAGTTCCCGCAGGTCGGAATCGTCTTCGGCGAGGAGAATCTTCGGGTAGGGGGCGGTTCTGTTGATTTCTTTCATCGCGGCACTCCGGCAAGGGGTTACTCGGGTTAAGGAGCAACCTGCGTGCCAGGGAGGAGTTGCGTTAAATCGGGGAGTTGGCTTTCCGGGGTCCCGGGGCATCCTGCCTCATCGGGGCAAAATGCCTCGATGAGGCGGGGAGAAGGGAGAAGGGAGAAGGGAGAATCAGTCCTCTTTTAATTTGCGGTAGAGGGTCTTGCGGTCGACGGCGAGAATGCGCGCCGCCAGGGTCTGATTGCCGTCGACCTGGTCGAGGACCTGGCGAATATAGCGGCGCTCCATCTCCGCCAGGGGGATCAGGGCGTCCCCGTCAGGGGGACCGGAGAAGGGTGATCTCTCCCCCCTGGGGTGGCCGATAGGGTCGGAAAGGTCTTCCACGGTAAGGCGGTCGTGGCGCGTCAGGGCCAGGGCCCGCTCGATGACGTTGCGCAGCTCGCGGATGTTTCCCGGCCAGGGGTAGGAGAGGAGCCGGGCGGCCGCCGGTTCGGAGAGGCCGGTCACCGATTTGTTGAAGCGAAGAGCCATTTCCCGGATGAAGTCCTGGGCCAAAAGCAGGATGTCGTTGCCGCGAGCCCGCAGCGGCGGGAGGTCGAGCTGGATGACGTTGAGGCGGTAGAAGAGATCCCTGCGGAAGGTCCCCTCGCGCACGGACTCGGTCAGGTTGCGATGGCTGGCGGCGACGATGCGCACATCGCAATCGATTTCCCGGCTCCCCCCCAGGGGGCGGACCTTCCGTTCTTCCAGGACGCGCAGCAGCTTCGGCTGCAGGGGGAGGGGGAGATCGCCGATTTCGTCGAGAAAGAGGGTGCCGCCGGAGGCCTCGAGAAAGAGGCCGAGGCGGTTGTCCCGGGCATCGGTGAAGGCGCCGCGCACGTGGCCGAAGAGTTCGCTTTCGAGGAGATTTTCCGGGAGGGCGGCGCAGTTGATGGCGACGAAGGGACCCTGAGCGCGCCGGCTCTGGCGATGGAGGGCCCGGGCGACCAGCTCCTTGCCGGTGCCGCTTTCGCCGCTGATCAGGATTGAGGTATCCAGGTCGGCGATGCGGCTGATCTGTTCCCGGATCGTCTGCAGGGCCGGGCTTTCGCCCCTCAATTCGTCCCCTGGCCTGCGGTGGCGAACCTCCTCCTTGAGAAGGCGGATCTTCTCCTGCAGGTGACGGTGTTCCAGGGCCCGCTCCAGGGTGAAGCCGAGAAGATCGAAATCGACGGGCTTGGTGACGAAGTCGTAGGCTCCGGCACGCAGGGCGGCGATCGCGGTCTCCAGCGAGCCGAAGGCGGTCATGATCACCACCGGCAGGTCGGGGCGGTTGGCCTGCAGCTCCCCGCAGAATTCGATGCCGCTCGGCCCCGGCATGTTGAGGTCGGTCAGCACCACGTCGATCTCTTCCCGGTGGAGGATCTCAGCCGCCGCCGGGGCGCTGAGGGCGCTTCGGATGAAATGGCCGCGGCGGGTCAGGGTTTCCTCAAGGAGTTCGCCCAGGGCGCGGTCGTCATCGATGAGCAGGATGCGCCCGGTCACTTTCGTTTGTTTCATGCGTTTTCTCCGTCGACGATCTGCGGCAGGTAGACGCTGATGATGCTCCCCTGGCCGGGCGTGCTGGCGGCTTCGATCCATCCGCCGTGTTCCTCGACGATTCCGTAGGCGATGGAGAGGCCGAGACCCGTCCCCTGGCCGATCTCCTTGGTGGTGAAAAAGGGATCGAAGATCCTGGGGAGGTCGGGCGGAGCGATCCCTTCCCCCTGGTCCTCGACCCGGATGCGGCACCAGCTTCCGGCCCAGGTCCCTGGGGGAGCGGTGAGGCTCGGATCACAATTTCCGTCGAGGGAAAAGGTCAGGGTCCCCCCCCGGGGCATGGCCTGGATGCCGTTCATGGCGAGATTGAGCAGCACCTGCTGCAACTGTCCGGAGTCGGCGTTCACCCTGGCCGGTTCGTCCTGGATCTTCAGTTGCATTTCGACCCCTTCCTTTTTGGCGGTCGGCGCCAGGAGATCCACCGTCCCCCGGAGGAGGCGGTTCAGTTCCACCGGCTGCTTGCGCCCCTCGCCGCGACGGGCGAAATCGAGCAGCTGGCGCATGATCGTCGTCATCCGCTCGGACTGCTCGCCGATGATCCGTGCCGAGCGGGTGGTGTCCTCCGGGGAGAGATCCCCGGAGGCGATGAGCTTGGCGCGGCCGGCAATGACATTGAGGGGGGTGCCGAGCTCGTGGGCCATGCCGGCGGAAAGGCGCCCGAGGGTGGCGAGGCGTTCGGTATGCCGCAGTTTCTCCAGGGCCGAGAGCTTGGCCTCGTTGGCCGCCTGTTCCGCCTGCCGGGCTTCGTCGAGCTGGCCGCGCATGCGGTCGATGGTCACGGCGAGGCCGGCCAGTTCATCCCGTCCTGAAAGGGTCAGGGCCGTGGAAAAGTCTCCGGCCCCTATCCGTTCCGCCTCTTCGGTGAGGAGGCGCAGGGGGCGGTTGACCAAAATATTTCCCAGCAGCGCCATCAGCAGGAGTGCCGAGCCGATGGTCGCCGCCACCAGCAGGGCGGAGCGGCGCAGGCTTTCCCTGACGTAGCCGTGCAGTTCATCCATCGACTCGCTGAGTTCGATGGCGCCGAGCCGTCCTCCGCCGGTGACCAGGGGGAGATAGGTCATTAAAAAGTCATGGCCGGCGCTCGACTCGGCCAGCAGCGAGACGGACTCCCCCTTGTTGAGCGCGGAGAGCTTTTCCACCGGGACACGGGGGCGGTAGCGCATTTCCGTTCCCCCGTCAATCCAGACCCAGCGCACGGTGAAGGAACCGCTGACCAGATTGGAGCGCTCGAGAAAATTGAGAGCCGCCCCTTCTCCGCCAATCTTCCAGATGTCGCCGAGCATGACCCGGAGGCTCTGGCCGAGATGGAGGGCTTCGCGGCTCAGTCTCTCCTTGAGCTGGGTTCTCTCGCGCTGGATGGACAGATAGGCGTGCAGGGAGAAGAGGAGGACCACCCCGAGGAGGATGGCCATGGTGATTTTCAGGGTCAGGCGCATCGATGATCACCGCGGTTGGATGGCAAAAAGGGTGGTGAAGGCGGCCAGGAAAAGAAGAGTCCTTATCCTGCTACTCAGGGAAAGAGCTGTCAAGGGTTCCGCGATATGCGATATCCCAGGAGGACATTGATCCTGTGGTGGGAACGCCCACCCTGGTCGAGTCCCTTCCGAAAGACGGCATTCCTCTTCGCGCCGATGGGGTTGCGGTTTCGGGCGGCTCGTTCGGCAAAAAGAAGGCCCTCCCCGCTTGTCGCAGGGAGGGCCTTCTTTTTCTTCAGGCGGTCAGCCTTGGCAAGTCCTAGTTGTAGGAGGTTTTAAGCTGCATCCCTTCCCGGGATTTGGGGTCGTAGATCCCCTTGGCCTTCCCTTCCTCGAACCACCGGCTCTTGAGGCCGTCGAGAAAGACTTTCTTCTCCTCCACCAGTTTGCCGAAGGGGAGACCGATGAGCTCCTGGGCCTTCTCCTTGGTGGAAAAATCGGGGGCCTGGTAGTCGGCGGCCTTGTACTTGGCCAGAACGGTGCGCAGCTTGAGGCGGGCTTCCTGCCCCTTGTTGATGGCGCCCCCCAGGACCCGCAACGTCTCTTCCGGGGCGTGGAAAAAGGAGCCGTGGGAGGCGATGGCGAAATCCCAGCGCCACTGGCCGTGGCGGATGTCCTGCAGGGCTCCCTTCATTTCCTCTTCCGTCGCCCCCAGCTCCCAGGCCTTGGCCGCTTCGAGATGGGCCTTGGCGAGCACGCCCATGGCGGCGCGGGAGAGTTCATTCTTGCGCTCGAGCTTCCGCGCCACCGTCTCACGGAACTCCTTTTCCGTTCCCTGATGGCAGTTCAGGCAGGTGTCGGCGATATTCTCGAGCGGGCTGCCGACCTTGTGGCTGGAATACTTGACCCCCCCCTCGCGGACGTAGGGCATGTGGCAGTCGGCGCAGGAGAGGCCGTTCTTGGCGTGGACTCCGGTGACGAACATCTCGTAACCGGGGTGCTGGGCCTTGAGCATCGGGGTCTTGCTCAGCTGATGGGTCCAGTCGGAAAAGCCCCTCTGGTCGTAGTACTCCTCCATGTCTTCGGCCGCCAGGCCGTTGTCCCAGGGGAAGGTGACCACGGCCGCCACCTGTTTGTCCCCCTGTTTGTCGGTCCATTCGGTCTTCTTGAAGTAGTATTCGGCGTGGCACTGGGCGCAGACGAGCGTTCTCATCTCCTGGTGGGAGGCCTCGGCGAATTTGAGAGTCCCTTCGGCATCGAGTCCCCTGGGGAGATAATCCCGGGTCACGGTGAGCTTCATCGTCTTGTTGTCGTGGCAGTCGGCGCAGCCGATGGGATTGACGATCTCGCCGCCGAGCCGGGCCCATTTTCCCGTGTAGTAGTCGAGTTCGCCGTTCTTGTCGATGTATCGCGGCACGTCGGGGGATTTGCAGGTCCAGCAGGCCGTCGGCATGGGACCGGTCTTGGCGTCCACCGGGGCGCCGGTCCGCAGGGTATTGATATTGTCCTCAAGGGCATAGAAGTGGCCGCGGGGCGCATTGTAGTCCTTGGAGAAGCCGTACCCCGCCCACAGGACC
This region includes:
- a CDS encoding DegQ family serine endoprotease; protein product: MIEKSRRLILPLVLLTALILSGLPFSSGAGAQEQGIENLRQSGQAFRSVAKKVSPAVVFIKVEKSIPVSTGMNGFSSPDEEFFRHFFGQPPRFKGPERSPRNRQEMGQGSGSIISPDGYILTNNHVVGEADRVQVQLQDGREYEAKIVGTDPPTDLAVIKIDESDLPFLRLGDSDQLEVGDWVLAVGNPFGLSHTLTAGIVSAKGRSGMGLNDYENFIQTDAAINPGNSGGPLVNLDGAMVGINTAIFSRSGGSMGIGFAIPVNMAKQIRDQLIEHGQVTRGRLGVYIQELTKELATSFGLDSDQGILVSQVIKDSPAEKGGLKRGDVIDKLDGEKVDKLADFRNRIALTPPGSKVALGIMRNGAAREIRVTIGNLDAGQTAGTVGGGDLPRLGLGLQPLTPELAERLGYQGEKGVLVAAVEAGSAAAEAGIERGDLIQEIDRQAVSTPEEAGKILKETGGKTHLLLIRHGAATRYLALKIGD
- a CDS encoding response regulator, whose translation is MKEINRTAPYPKILLAEDDSDLRELLAFSLFRAGFSVTTCSNGLELLERLEPTPTPGEKIYDLVLTDLRMPALTGLEVLETLHDLPRRPLFICMTAFGDSATHARARKLGASFTIDKPFDIDRLISLIDSLCPKEVNGAPHPRSAS
- a CDS encoding sigma-54-dependent transcriptional regulator, whose product is MKQTKVTGRILLIDDDRALGELLEETLTRRGHFIRSALSAPAAAEILHREEIDVVLTDLNMPGPSGIEFCGELQANRPDLPVVIMTAFGSLETAIAALRAGAYDFVTKPVDFDLLGFTLERALEHRHLQEKIRLLKEEVRHRRPGDELRGESPALQTIREQISRIADLDTSILISGESGTGKELVARALHRQSRRAQGPFVAINCAALPENLLESELFGHVRGAFTDARDNRLGLFLEASGGTLFLDEIGDLPLPLQPKLLRVLEERKVRPLGGSREIDCDVRIVAASHRNLTESVREGTFRRDLFYRLNVIQLDLPPLRARGNDILLLAQDFIREMALRFNKSVTGLSEPAAARLLSYPWPGNIRELRNVIERALALTRHDRLTVEDLSDPIGHPRGERSPFSGPPDGDALIPLAEMERRYIRQVLDQVDGNQTLAARILAVDRKTLYRKLKED
- a CDS encoding sensor histidine kinase, whose product is MRLTLKITMAILLGVVLLFSLHAYLSIQRERTQLKERLSREALHLGQSLRVMLGDIWKIGGEGAALNFLERSNLVSGSFTVRWVWIDGGTEMRYRPRVPVEKLSALNKGESVSLLAESSAGHDFLMTYLPLVTGGGRLGAIELSESMDELHGYVRESLRRSALLVAATIGSALLLMALLGNILVNRPLRLLTEEAERIGAGDFSTALTLSGRDELAGLAVTIDRMRGQLDEARQAEQAANEAKLSALEKLRHTERLATLGRLSAGMAHELGTPLNVIAGRAKLIASGDLSPEDTTRSARIIGEQSERMTTIMRQLLDFARRGEGRKQPVELNRLLRGTVDLLAPTAKKEGVEMQLKIQDEPARVNADSGQLQQVLLNLAMNGIQAMPRGGTLTFSLDGNCDPSLTAPPGTWAGSWCRIRVEDQGEGIAPPDLPRIFDPFFTTKEIGQGTGLGLSIAYGIVEEHGGWIEAASTPGQGSIISVYLPQIVDGENA
- the nrfA gene encoding ammonia-forming cytochrome c nitrite reductase, whose amino-acid sequence is MKKSWLVTLVSVVIMAPMLLLAVSIKDNKADQQTINAVPDIKKLDPRSSEWGRYFPRQYDSYMKTRKSDEIKDVLKEEPALVVLWAGYGFSKDYNAPRGHFYALEDNINTLRTGAPVDAKTGPMPTACWTCKSPDVPRYIDKNGELDYYTGKWARLGGEIVNPIGCADCHDNKTMKLTVTRDYLPRGLDAEGTLKFAEASHQEMRTLVCAQCHAEYYFKKTEWTDKQGDKQVAAVVTFPWDNGLAAEDMEEYYDQRGFSDWTHQLSKTPMLKAQHPGYEMFVTGVHAKNGLSCADCHMPYVREGGVKYSSHKVGSPLENIADTCLNCHQGTEKEFRETVARKLERKNELSRAAMGVLAKAHLEAAKAWELGATEEEMKGALQDIRHGQWRWDFAIASHGSFFHAPEETLRVLGGAINKGQEARLKLRTVLAKYKAADYQAPDFSTKEKAQELIGLPFGKLVEEKKVFLDGLKSRWFEEGKAKGIYDPKSREGMQLKTSYN